One Nostoc sp. UHCC 0302 DNA window includes the following coding sequences:
- a CDS encoding 2Fe-2S iron-sulfur cluster-binding protein, protein MSRTYTIRVRDRATNTEYTLEVPEDRYILHSGEKQGVELPFSCRNGACTTCAVRVLSGEIYQPEAVGLSPELRRQGYALLCVSYPRSDLEVETQDEDEVYELQFGRYFARGRVKAGLPLDEE, encoded by the coding sequence ATGTCTCGTACATACACAATTAGAGTTCGCGATCGCGCCACCAATACTGAATACACCCTGGAAGTGCCAGAAGACCGCTACATTTTGCACAGTGGCGAAAAACAAGGAGTAGAACTGCCGTTTTCTTGTCGGAATGGGGCTTGTACCACTTGTGCTGTTAGAGTCTTATCGGGAGAAATTTACCAACCGGAGGCGGTTGGATTGTCGCCAGAGTTGCGTCGGCAAGGTTATGCGTTGCTGTGTGTGAGTTATCCCCGTTCTGACTTAGAAGTGGAGACACAAGACGAAGATGAAGTTTATGAACTCCAGTTTGGGCGTTATTTTGCTAGAGGGAGAGTTAAAGCGGGTTTACCGTTAGATGAAGAGTAA
- a CDS encoding J domain-containing protein, with protein MSSKIDRGLFKYDFIDHHAVLCVPVNADVKDIRKRYLKIARSLHPDISTANPTDKQLANELLSKLVNPAYEKLSKEGTRAEYILMLSQVGKRLVQEPTTVELHTDLARQLAGANNIDHSYRSAIAKIAETQYDSLQEVLQVIAQVSELNLVYLMRSAGKVSAPPPPTQPKTNSATPKPNTAPAPAPAPAKEDSIVEQYIRRAQSLIDKNQFAQAKVELQDGLKLEPKNSRCHSLIALVYLKQNQLKMAKIHFDNALKLDPNDQTALQWKPKIDKALGVQSNVTKVSTPPHEGGKQPDKSGGNGLFGGLFGGKKK; from the coding sequence ATGTCTTCCAAAATAGATCGTGGACTTTTTAAATATGATTTCATTGATCATCACGCAGTTTTGTGCGTTCCAGTTAATGCTGATGTCAAAGATATCCGCAAACGCTATCTAAAAATCGCCCGTAGCTTGCACCCAGATATTAGTACTGCAAACCCTACAGACAAACAGCTAGCCAACGAGTTGTTATCTAAGTTAGTGAACCCAGCTTACGAAAAACTTTCTAAAGAAGGCACTCGTGCGGAATATATTCTCATGTTGTCACAAGTGGGCAAGCGCTTAGTACAAGAACCTACTACCGTAGAACTGCATACAGACTTGGCTAGACAGTTAGCTGGTGCTAATAATATCGACCATTCTTATAGAAGTGCGATCGCTAAAATCGCAGAAACTCAATATGATTCTTTACAAGAAGTACTACAAGTTATCGCCCAAGTTAGTGAGTTGAACTTAGTATATTTAATGCGGAGTGCAGGCAAAGTATCTGCACCACCGCCCCCAACTCAACCAAAAACTAACTCAGCTACACCTAAGCCAAATACAGCACCAGCACCAGCCCCAGCCCCAGCTAAAGAAGACTCAATCGTCGAACAGTACATCCGTCGCGCTCAATCTTTGATTGACAAAAACCAATTTGCCCAAGCCAAAGTAGAGTTGCAGGATGGATTGAAGCTAGAGCCGAAGAATAGTCGCTGCCATAGCTTGATTGCATTGGTGTATTTAAAGCAAAATCAGTTAAAAATGGCAAAAATTCACTTTGATAATGCTCTCAAATTAGACCCTAACGACCAAACAGCGTTGCAATGGAAACCTAAAATAGATAAAGCTTTAGGGGTACAATCTAATGTTACTAAAGTGAGTACACCTCCTCATGAAGGAGGTAAGCAACCAGATAAGTCTGGGGGCAATGGTTTGTTTGGTGGTTTGTTTGGTGGGAAGAAAAAATAA
- a CDS encoding inositol monophosphatase family protein — protein sequence MTNLQIFLDIATEAALTAGALLQDYLGKLEDAIIEKGRPGDLVTAADKASEKLILEVLHRHFPQHSILAEESGKLGNQENQYLWAIDPLDGTTNYAHQYPFFAVSIGLLIDNIPQVGVIYDPLHNELFRAAAGLGATRNRRPIKVSQTSELSKSLLVTGFAYDRRETSDNNYAEFCHLTHLTQGVRRSGSASLDLAHVACGRLDGYWERGLSPWDIVAGIILLQEAGGKVTAYDRTPLKIESGRILATNGYIHDKLSHELLQTPPLSAWQ from the coding sequence ATGACAAATCTACAAATTTTCCTAGACATTGCCACGGAAGCGGCACTAACGGCTGGTGCTTTATTGCAAGATTACTTGGGTAAGTTAGAGGATGCAATTATTGAAAAAGGACGCCCTGGAGATTTAGTCACCGCCGCTGATAAAGCCTCAGAAAAGTTGATTTTAGAAGTCTTGCACCGCCACTTTCCCCAACACTCCATACTCGCTGAAGAATCAGGCAAACTAGGAAATCAGGAGAATCAATACCTTTGGGCAATCGACCCTTTAGATGGCACAACTAACTACGCCCATCAATACCCATTTTTCGCTGTTTCCATTGGGCTGTTAATTGATAATATTCCGCAAGTTGGTGTAATTTACGACCCATTACATAATGAGTTATTCCGTGCTGCTGCTGGTTTAGGAGCAACACGTAACCGTCGTCCCATCAAAGTTTCACAAACTTCAGAACTGAGTAAAAGCCTTTTAGTAACGGGATTTGCCTATGATCGTCGCGAAACATCTGACAACAACTATGCAGAATTTTGTCATCTCACCCATCTGACTCAAGGAGTCAGGCGTAGCGGTTCAGCATCCTTAGATTTAGCGCATGTAGCCTGTGGGCGACTTGATGGCTACTGGGAACGAGGGCTTTCTCCTTGGGATATTGTCGCTGGGATAATTTTATTACAAGAAGCTGGGGGTAAAGTTACTGCCTATGATCGCACTCCTTTAAAAATTGAATCAGGTAGAATTCTGGCTACCAATGGTTATATTCATGACAAGCTTAGCCATGAACTTCTACAAACTCCGCCGCTGTCAGCCTGGCAATGA
- a CDS encoding thermonuclease family protein yields MKSNQLKIKSLGAWARKIAILACLLLLVSCQGKNQQANNQADVKVARVVSGQSLEVLGMAEQPNLISQVRLVGVDAPDLRQRPWGEQAKEQLENLIGGTEQSVTLEFDLEAKDKIGRTLAYVWKNKVLLNEELVKQGNALFVTRSPNHKYDQRLERAQQWARLMGQGIWNPDKPMRLTPNEFRRQNL; encoded by the coding sequence ATGAAGAGTAACCAGTTAAAAATTAAAAGTCTTGGCGCTTGGGCGCGAAAAATCGCTATTTTAGCTTGCTTGTTGCTTCTAGTGAGTTGCCAGGGCAAAAATCAGCAAGCGAACAATCAGGCTGACGTGAAAGTAGCGCGGGTAGTCAGTGGCCAAAGCTTAGAAGTATTAGGCATGGCTGAACAACCAAATTTGATTTCCCAGGTGCGGTTAGTTGGTGTTGATGCACCAGATTTGCGACAACGGCCTTGGGGAGAACAAGCAAAAGAACAGTTAGAGAATCTAATTGGCGGCACAGAACAATCGGTAACGCTGGAGTTTGATTTAGAAGCGAAAGACAAAATCGGGCGAACTTTGGCTTATGTGTGGAAAAATAAGGTGTTGTTAAATGAAGAATTGGTCAAACAAGGGAATGCACTATTTGTAACGCGATCGCCCAACCATAAATATGACCAACGTTTAGAACGCGCTCAACAATGGGCTAGACTCATGGGGCAAGGAATTTGGAACCCAGACAAACCCATGCGCCTTACTCCTAATGAATTTCGCCGCCAAAATCTTTAA
- a CDS encoding ATP-grasp domain-containing protein — protein MKKVNWLIERNIFDADEQFLEKLQSQGYKWKETSYLKFHSSDANQYFPEHECVLFRGTLNLGRNILRTSWIPGAYMDEKNLRCSTYYTYFGQYLLNNKYFFISLGELIRRREEILEYFSSDGDLFIRPDSNMKSFRAGVFNLKVLNTIEFLGSELKRDETTFVLVSSKKPITKEWRFFVYKNQIITGSLYLVGEERIDETIKGGYLESYLSDVLKVVKWYPESLYTVDICESEEELYVLELGSFSCSGEYGCDLSLIIEAGAKAALEDYEAVND, from the coding sequence ATGAAAAAGGTAAATTGGCTAATTGAAAGAAATATTTTTGATGCTGATGAGCAATTTCTAGAAAAATTGCAAAGCCAAGGCTACAAGTGGAAAGAGACAAGCTACCTTAAATTTCATTCCAGTGATGCAAATCAATATTTTCCTGAACATGAGTGTGTTTTATTTCGAGGAACTCTAAATTTAGGTCGGAATATTTTACGAACTTCTTGGATTCCTGGGGCCTATATGGATGAAAAGAATCTTCGTTGTTCTACCTACTATACTTATTTTGGTCAATACTTACTCAATAATAAGTATTTTTTTATTTCTTTAGGTGAACTAATCCGCAGGCGAGAAGAAATTCTAGAATATTTTAGTTCTGATGGGGACTTATTTATCAGACCTGATAGTAATATGAAATCATTTCGTGCCGGAGTTTTTAACCTAAAGGTATTAAATACTATAGAGTTTTTAGGAAGCGAACTCAAAAGAGATGAAACAACTTTTGTATTAGTCAGTAGTAAGAAGCCAATCACCAAAGAGTGGAGATTCTTCGTTTATAAAAATCAAATTATTACTGGCTCCCTCTATCTAGTTGGAGAAGAAAGAATTGATGAAACGATTAAGGGCGGCTATTTAGAAAGCTACCTTAGTGACGTATTAAAGGTTGTGAAATGGTATCCAGAATCTCTTTACACAGTAGACATCTGCGAATCAGAAGAGGAACTTTATGTACTAGAACTTGGTTCTTTTAGCTGTAGTGGAGAGTATGGATGTGATTTGAGCTTGATTATAGAAGCCGGTGCAAAAGCAGCTTTAGAAGATTACGAAGCTGTAAACGACTAA